Genomic DNA from uncultured Acetobacterium sp.:
AATATAAATTTATAAGAGTAGAATTAGAAAAGTTCTCATTTACGGAATTAAAGCCTAAACAAGACTATCATCTTTTAATCGAGGAACATGCAAGACAAGGATGGCGGTTAGTACAAATTTTGACTCCGCCAACTGGAATAGCTGGCTCTGCTACGCACTTTGAATTAATATTTGAAAAACAAGTTTAAGACGCAAATTTTATGAAATGCGAATTAAGGGAAGCTTAAAAAGACTTCCCTTAAAAATTATCATGTTTGATCAGGCCAGGACATTTACTACTTGACTGGTACTGGAATCTTGATTGTTCTGATATTGTTCAAAAAGGGACTGTAATGATTGGTTAGTTTTGGTGGTTTGACTCAACTCAGTATCATCCAAGATACTTAAACTGCCCATTGATTCACGGATTTGCATGTAGTTTTGCGAAATACCACCATTTGGCATGCTCGCAGAAGCCGGAACGAGGTCCAGAATTTCCTTGAGATCAAAGCCGTTGTCTTCAACTTCATCAGCTAAGGCACTGCTTGGCGTAATACCGGCGTCTTTCAATGCGGTAACGATGTTGGTGGCATCTTCTTCGGTCAGTGAAGCGGCATCATACGCTTCAAGAAGCGAGCTGATTAAATCCTCCTGTTCCGATGTCAGCGAAGTCGAATCGTCGGATTCGGATGTTGCACTGACATTAGGTGGCGGCGGACCCTTTGGCGGTGGCGGCATTGAACCAGCGACTTGACTGGTTTCAGTGGTATCGCTGGTATCACTGGATGAAACTTGTTTGGCCTGATAGGCCTGCCAAATACTGGAAGCACTACCACTTTGACTGATTGAACTGATCATTTTCGTGTTCTCCTTTCTTCATAACTTGATTAGGCAATTGCGAAACGCATAAACGTCGAACAATGGTTGCTTTGCGTTCAGTTTCCACAAACAATTTTGTAACGTGTAGGCGAACAGTTCATTGAACTGTCCGCCGTACAGTGTAGAAGTTGTTTCGTGCGAAACTGGACACAAAGCTCACGGTACTTTCGTAATGACCTA
This window encodes:
- a CDS encoding DUF4177 domain-containing protein; translation: MYEYKFIRVELEKFSFTELKPKQDYHLLIEEHARQGWRLVQILTPPTGIAGSATHFELIFEKQV